A window of the Brassica napus cultivar Da-Ae chromosome C5, Da-Ae, whole genome shotgun sequence genome harbors these coding sequences:
- the LOC106365047 gene encoding ethylene-responsive transcription factor ERF022-like — MENKNVGQLEQRFSVDQVSYRGVRQRKWGKWVSEIREPGKKTRIWLGSYETAEMAAAAYDVAAIHLRGRGTHVNFPELADSFPQPQSSSSEHIQAAAQEAALLFKPGVSSTEADLGSGQGHSRVGLSPDQIQAINEFPLDSPRRGWMQDLEVDDYEELYGRIFGQCDRDEYFEMQQFRSILGS; from the coding sequence atggaaaacaaaaatgttggtcAACTAGAACAACGATTCTCTGTTGACCAAGTGTCTTATAGAGGCGTTCGCCAGAGGAAGTGGGGAAAATGGGTGTCGGAAATCCGAGAACCCGGTAAGAAAACCCGTATTTGGCTCGGAAGCTACGAGACGGCCGAAATGGCCGCAGCTGCTTACGACGTTGCGGCTATTCACCTCCGAGGACGTGGGACACATGTCAACTTTCCGGAGCTTGCTGACAGTTTTCCTCAGCCGCAAAGCTCAAGTTCCGAGCACATTCAAGCTGCTGCTCAGGAGGCAGCACTGCTGTTTAAACCGGGCGTGTCGTCTACTGAAGCAGATCTCGGGTCGGGTCAGGGACATTCTCGGGTCGGATTGTCTCCGGATCAGATTCAGGCGATTAATGAATTTCCATTGGACTCGCCGAGGAGGGGGTGGATGCAGGATTTGGAAGTGGATGATTATGAAGAGTTGTACGGACGAATTTTTGGTCAATGCGATAGAGATGAGTATTTTGAAATGCAGCAGTTTCGATCCATATTGGGATCTTAA
- the LOC125587877 gene encoding leucine-rich repeat receptor-like protein kinase PXC2 has translation MNYCSFTLFVFAATIFLQCLNPSGAATCHPDDEAGLLAFKKGITRDPSGILSSWKKGTACCSWYGIACVNGDRVTILSLVGFPKKPERSLSGTLSPSLAKLQHLEVISLGGHGNITGSFPQFLLQLPKLRYVNIENNSLFGPLPSDISMLSQLEDLFLQGNKFTGPIPNSISNLSRLSGLFSGGNLLTGTIPLGVANLKLMQNLKLGGNRLSGTIPDIFESMTELKFLDLSGNGFSGKLPRSIASLGPTLLLLDLSKNNLSGTIPEYISRFNKLEKLNLSKNRFSGIVPNGLVNLTNINNLDLSHNLLNDPFPSLNVNTIEFLDLSYNQFHLKTIPEWVTSLPSIFLLKLAKCGIKMSIENWEPAAPLYYHYIDLSKNEISGSLERFLNQTEYLLEFRAAGNKLRFDMGSLTFAKTLKTLDLSRNLVFGMVPETVASLQRLNLSQNHLCGKLPTTKFPVSAFAGNDCLCGAPLSPCLL, from the coding sequence ATGAACTATTGCTCCTTCACTCTCTTCGTATTTGCCGCCACTATCTTTCTCCAGTGTTTAAACCCCAGCGGAGCCGCCACATGTCATCCTGATGACGAGGCGGGTCTTTTAGCTTTCAAAAAGGGTATAACACGAGATCCTTCTGGCATTCTCAGCTCATGGAAGAAAGGTACTGCTTGCTGCTCCTGGTACGGTATCGCTTGCGTTAACGGTGACCGTGTCACCATTCTTTCACTAGTCGGATTTCCCAAGAAACCCGAACGCTCCCTCTCCGGCACTCTCTCGCCTTCGCTGGCTAAACTCCAGCACCTCGAAGTGATTAGCTTAGGAGGTCATGGGAACATCACTGGATCTTTTCCGCAGTTCCTTCTCCAATTACCGAAGCTTAGATACGTTAACATCGAGAATAACAGTCTCTTTGGTCCCCTTCCTTCCGACATCAGCATGCTAAGCCAGTTGGAAGATTTGTTTCTTCAGGGAAATAAGTTCACCGGTCCAATACcgaattctatatcaaatctgTCTCGTTTATCTGGTCTCTTTAGTGGCGGTAATCTCCTAACCGGAACTATACCCTTAGGGGTTGCTAATCTCAAGCTAATGCAGAATCTGAAACTCGGCGGCAACCGCCTCTCCGGCACCATACCAGATATTTTCGAATCCATGACGGAGCTCAAATTTCTCGATCTCTCCGGCAATGGATTCTCCGGAAAACTTCCTCGGTCTATTGCATCGCTCGGACCGACACTCCTGCTCCTTGACCTGAGCAAAAACAATCTCTCTGGGACAATTCCAGAATATATATCAAGATTCAACAAGCTCGAAAAGTTGAATCTCTCCAAGAACCGGTTCTCCGGAATCGTCCCAAATGGTTTGGTCAATCTGACCAATATAAATAATCTTGATCTCTCTCACAATCTTTTAAATGACCCATTTCCTTCCTTGAACGTTAACACCATCGAGTTTCTTGATCTCTCGTACAACCAGTTTCACCTCAAAACGATTCCAGAGTGGGTTACCTCATTACCGAGCATCTTCTTGTTGAAACTAGCAAAATGCGGGATCAAGATGAGCATAGAAAATTGGGAGCCAGCGGCACCCTTATACTACCATTATATTGATCTGTCGAAAAACGAGATCTCAGGGAGTCTAGAAAGGTTCCTTAACCAGACAGAGTATCTGCTTGAGTTTCGAGCAGCGGGAAACAAACTTAGATTCGATATGGGGAGTTTGACGTTCGCAAAGACGCTGAAAACCTTGGATCTGTCAAGGAATTTGGTATTCGGGATGGTGCCAGAAACTGTGGCCAGTCTGCAGAGACTGAACTTGAGCCAAAACCATCTTTGCGGAAAGCTTCCAACAACAAAGTTCCCGGTTAGCGCATTCGCCGGCAACGACTGTCTCTGCGGCGCTCCACTCTCTCCTTGTTTACTTTAG
- the LOC111201716 gene encoding uncharacterized protein LOC111201716 — protein MCARHVYTNWKKKYGGAVFKDLFWGADDAYYIARFERQMEELKKISVATYDDLKISQYCLWSRAFFTEYSSSDAIENNLGEPFNAAIRIARTKPVVEMLEDIRRKDYKTSEQSQKRAEADKCRANYTYKSVAKLEEHIELAKNCSPLSCGLGDYEVRYFNDKFLVKMRGDIFCSCRMYKIGGIPCCHIVSAMRLEKNADQDLKTFISNWFTIEKLEICYAHPLKPINGMNMWKVITNVRINPPPFKKPPVRPPARHNKMYCKKHPFSKSPKNRPGRPHKEVIPHVSAGLFIHAPEGTLGRKWFASASQPEHDVPSLSSGLPKRGPGRPRKKLSEGVYIISFCSIIGNFWF, from the exons ATGTGTGCTCGGCATGTGTACACCAACTGGAAAAAGAAATATGGTGGGGCTGTGTTCAAAGATCTGTTCTGGGGTGCTGATGATGCTTACTACATAGCACGTTTTGAGAGGCAGATGGAAGAACTGAAGAAGATTTCAGTCGCTACATATGATGATTTGAAGATTTCTCAGTATTGTTTGTGGTCAAGGGCATTTTTCACAGAATACTCATCTTCTGATGCTATTGAGAACAACTTAGGGGAGCCTTTCAATGCAGCTATAAGGATAGCAAGAACAAAACCGGTTGTGGAAATGCTTGAAGATATAAGAAGAAAGGATTACAAAACCAGTGAGCAATCACAAAAAAGAGCTGAAGCTGATAAGTGTAGGGCAAACTACACTTATAAATCAGTTGCAAAACTCGAAGAACATATTGAACTTGCAAAGAATTGCAGTCCTTTGAGTTGTGGATTAGGAGACTATGAAGTTAGGTACTTCAATGATAAGTTTTTGGTGAAGATGAGAGGTGACATTTTTTGTAGTTGTAGGATGTACAAGATCGGTGGCATTCCTTGCTGCCACATTGTCTCAGCCATGCGTTTAGAGAAAAATGCTGACCAAGACCTGAAAACATTTATATCTAATTGGTTCACCATTGAGAAACTGGAGATATGTTATGCACATCCTCTAAAACCAATCAATGGCATGAACATGTGGAAGGTAATAACTAATGTGAGGATCAATCCACCTCCGTTTAAGAAACCTCCAGTGAGACCACCAG CAAGACATAATAAGATGTATTGCAAGAAACATCCTTTCTCAAAATCACCCAAGAATCGACCTGGAAGGCCACACAAGGAAGTAATTCCACATGTTTCAGCTGGTCTATTTATTCATGCACCGGAAGGCACACTTGGAAGGAAATGGTTTGCCTCTGCCTCACAGCCTGAACATGACGTCCCAAGTCTCTCATCGGGACTCCCAAAACGAGGGCCTGGAAGGCCTAGGAAAAAGCTCTCAGAAGGCGTCTACATCATCTCATTTTGTAGTATCATaggtaatttttggttttga